The following is a genomic window from Miscanthus floridulus cultivar M001 chromosome 14, ASM1932011v1, whole genome shotgun sequence.
gtgcgatgacaagacacgtcgtcaagtttcgtcattttcggacttcgtttcgattttataaaatttaaaaacacttttcacgcgcgtggctcggcgtgttccgacaccaacacggtcgaaatttcacgcgaggccccgcacacggcctcaacatgctccaaacatcatgaatatcattttctgaatcgccggattccattatttcatgtacctgcagttcaaatctggagctgccggaaaaaatcaaagaaacagaaaaaatcaatggaatatagcaaaataaatcaaaatgaccccaaacttggaatatatcatgtacttactgtagcaaggcaacacaaaaaaactgggatcgaaaatcgaaaaaaaaattaattctttgccgactgccatcagtggcagttggcaaagagcctttgctgactgccagggaggatggcagtcggcaaagaatttctaagaaaaaaatcaaaaataacctttgccgactgccagggagcagagcagtcggcaaagtatttttaaaaaaaattaaaaaaaataattttttgaaaaaaaaaataatagacctttgccgactgcgtcacatgctggcagtcggcaaagggaaaaaaataaaaaaaaaaagaaaaacgtcGCCTTATCCGCTcggcccgccctcccctccctaaaatcccgcccgccgccgccacccaggccgcccccgccgtcgacgccgtcgcccggccggccgccggcgcatCCCCCCCcgcgccctccccctcccccgcgcccctcccctccctctctcccgcgccggcggatcccctcctcctcctcccccggccGCGGCGCCCTTTccccggcggcgcggcgcggccctccccggcggcgcccccaccccccccctccccccatcCCCCGCGCTGGTCCGCCCCCCCCCTACCGCGCTGGTCCCCTCCCCGGCGgcgcggcgccctcccccgcgcggCGGCTTCCTTCCCGGCGGCGCCCCCCCCGCGATGGTCCCTCCACGGCGGCGCGTCTCCCCCCCCCCGCGCTGTGGCCCCCCCACGCTGGGCCCCTCCCCGGCGCCGGCCGCCCCGCCCAGGCCCCTCACCGGCGCTTGCCCGCCCCGATCCGGCCCGGCTCAGAGTGCGCCGCCGCGTGCAAGCTCCGGCGTCAGGCCCCGCACACAGCGGCCGCGGCCTCGACCCACGACCCGCCCCGGTCGCCGTTCGCTGCCCCGCCCGATCGGCGTTGCCCCGCTCCCGGTCCGCGGTCCGCCGTCCGCCATCATGCAGCTGCCGTTCGCCGTCCGTCGGCCCTGCGTCGCCGTTCCTCGCCGCGCCGTCTCGGCCTCGCCGTCCTCGCCTCGCCGCGCCGTCCTCGCCTTGCCGCGCCATCCCCGCCTCGCCGTCCTCGCGCGCGCCTCTGCTCCACGCGCCGGTGACGCCGTCCGTGACGACGAggtagtagtactactagtagtagtagtttactTTGTTAATACCTgcttatattcttctgcatggattggaaatacatttgtggttgtcggccatcgtgcgtgacatgtatatgtgtttgtcggccatcgtgccgtcttttcttgcaggtttggtaaccttcccgtacaggggaggtgctgccgaaatttttcgtt
Proteins encoded in this region:
- the LOC136503304 gene encoding classical arabinogalactan protein 9-like, with amino-acid sequence MVPPRRRVSPPPRCGPPTLGPSPAPAAPPRPLTGACPPRSGPAQSAPPRASSGVRPRTQRPRPRPTTRPGRRSLPRPIGVAPLPVRGPPSAIMQLPFAVRRPCVAVPRRAVSASPSSPRRAVLALPRHPRLAVLARASAPRAGDAVRDDEVWRAPIGG